The sequence AAAACAACCACGCAAATCCTCTGCTGAGGGAAGCGCGGACAATTTTGCAAACAACAGCACTGTCGCCCGTCTTTCCGACAAAATAAGCCTTGCGCTCCAGAAAACGTTCGGGATAATCGGTAACCGGAAGCACCTTTACCTCACCTTTCAAACCTTTCGGCTTGAGCACGGTACCAGTCAGATAACGGTTCATCCCTGAAAATAACTCCTGCCGGAATTAAGCTTCGGCGCCTTTTGCTTCTGCGGCTTTTTTGGCCTGACGACGACGGGTTTTAACGGCAAGACGTTTCTGGCGTCTTTCAGTCTGATTCTGCTGCCACTTTTCCATTTCGGCGGTAATATCAGCTTCACTGCGACCAAGGCTGCGAAGTCTCAATTCATGAAGAAGACCCGTAGAACGGATGAGACTGCGCACGGTGTCAGTCGGCTGTGCACCGGTCTGCATCCAGTATGAAACGCGGTCTTTCTTGATTGTGACGGCATGCGGTTTCGCTGTTGGCTGGTAGTGGCCTACAATTTCCAGAAACTTGCCATCTCTCGGTGCACGTGAGTCGGCAGCGACAATCTGGTAAAACGGCAATTTTTTTCTTCCGGTTCTTTTAAGTCTGATCTTAACCAATGCTCTGAGTATTTTAGTTAATGTTAACTGTAAATATAAATTATCGTTTCAAAAACTTGTCGAGTGCAAGATTCTGGGAAGTGATCTTTCTGCCGGACTGCGACAGTTTCGATACCGACCGCATCATCTTTTTCATTTCTCCGAACTGCTTGAGCAGCAGATTGACATCCTGAACCTTGGTTCCGCTGCCTTTTGCTATACGCTGACGGCGGCTTCCGTTGATGATTTCAGGATTCTCTTTTTCCTGCTTCGTCATCGAGTTGATCATTGCCTCGATAGGCCTGAAATCAAGATTCTCTATTTCCTGTTTCGGAACCATTTTGTTCAGGCCCGGAACCATTTCAATAAGCCCCTGTATGGAACCCATTTTCTTGAGCTGCTGCAGCTGATCGAAAAAATCGTTCAGATCGAACTCATTCTTCATGAGTCTTTTCTGCATCTGCATGGTTTTCTCGATATCGAGCGTCTCCTGTGCTTTTTCAACAAAGCTCACAATATCGCCCATGCCGAGAATTCTCTGCGCCATACGCTCGGGGTAGAAGAGGTCGAGATCATCAACCTTCTCGCCGATACTGATGAACTTGATCGGCTTTTCCACAACCTGCCTGATCGAAAGTGCGGCGCCGCCACGGGCATCACCGTCAAGCTTGGTAAGCACAACACCATCGAAATCAAGCCTTTCGTTGAACTCTCTTGCCGTATTCACGGCTTCCTGGCCCATCATCGAGTCAACGACAAAAAGCAATTCGTCAGGTTTCAGCGCATTCTTGATGGCTTCTGCCTCGGCCATCATCTTCTCGTCGATCTGAAGACGACCGGCTGTATCGACAATCAAAACATCCTTCGCTCCGGCACGCGCAGCCTCAAGCCCCTGCATGACAGCCTTCATGGCATCCGGTTCCTCTATGGAAAAAACCGGAACCTCAACCTGTTCACCAAGAGTCTTCAACTGATCGATTGCCGCAGGACGATAAACGTCTGCCGCAACAAGCAAGGGATTTTTTCCGTTCTTTTTCAACCTTCTCGCAAGCTTGGCACAGAAGGTGGTTTTGCCTGAACCCTGAAGTCCGGCAACCATGATGATGGCCGGAAGTTTTTTGGGTGAAAGATTAAGCGGTTTGTTTTCGCCGCCCATAAGCTCGGTCAGCTCGTCATTGACGATTTTAACGATCATCTGGGCTGGTGAGACGCTTTTGATAACCTCTTCACCAAGAGATTTCTCCCGAATATCCTCAACGAGCTTTTTGGCAACCTTGTAGTTGACGTCCGCGCTGAGCAGAGCCCTCTTGATATCGCGCATCGCGATACCGATATTGATCTCGTTTATGGTTGCCTGCCCGGCAAGCTTTTTAAAGGTAAGCTCTAATTTATCACTGAGACTGTCGAACATGGTCTTATCGTCTTTTCACGTATCTTCTTTTCAAGATAAAGCTTAAAAATAGTTAGCTTTAATTATAAGAAAATTTCGTTAAAAATAAAACTGCCTGTTCCTGAGTTTGCGGTTATTCCGGAATTTAGCGTTAATTTTGCTTTTTGGAAGCCATTGTGACCCGCAACAAACCCTTTTGAGGAAATGTACTCTCTCCCGATTGAAAAGATCGTCGCATCATTCAGCCGACTTAAAATCGCCGTTATCGGCGACATCATGCTCGACAAATATATTTTCGGACATGTTTCGCGCATCTCACCGGAATATCCCGTTCCGGTCGTCGATGTCACCCACGAGGACCACCGCATAGGTGGAGCGGCGAACGTCGCGCGAAACACCCTCTCTCTCGGCGCTGAGACGTTTCTTATCGGTGTTACCGGCACTGACGGAAATCGGGAGATTCTTGCGGAACTCTTCGAAAAACAGGGTCTTCGAACAGATCATCTCGTCAGCGATGCCTCTCGCCCCACAACCTGTAAAACAAGAATTCTCTCACAGAACCATCACATTACCAGAGTGGATTTCGAAAGCCGGCTGCCCATTCAAGGCGCAATCGAGAAAAGCATTGCAGGAAAACTGCGGGAGGTGGCGGAATCGATCGATGCGATCATTCTCGAGGATTACAATAAAGGTGTGCTGACGGCCGGCCTTATCCGGGAGCTTATCGGTATCGCAATGGACCACGATATTCCTGTGCTTGTAGACCCTAAACTCGAGGGATTTTTCGCCTATCAGGGATGCACGGTTTTCAAGCCAAATCTTTCAGAACTGGCTTCCTCTCTCGGCATGGTGGTGCAGAACAACGACCTTGAGGTCGAGATGGCCTGTCTGAAGCTTCAGGAAAAACTTGAAGCAGAAAACCTCGTCGTGACCAGAAGTGAAAAAGGCATGACCATTTTCAATGGAGAGTTCACGCATATCCCTGCCGCATCACTTGAAGTCGCCGATGTTTCAGGAGCCGGGGATACGGTAATCGGAGTACTTGCCCTGGGAACTGCCGCCGGACTCGACATCGTTACCAGCGCAGAAATCGCGAACTTCGCAGCCGGCACGGTCTGTCAGGAGGTTGGCGCCGTTCCGGTAAAGGGAGACCGACTGATCAGGGCGTATCAGGAGCGTCTTCGATAATAGAGAGGTGATTCTCGATTTCGGAAGGATACGGAGGATCGTAGCTGCCGCTTGTCAGAAGGGTTCTCATGTTATGCAGCGAGTAAAACGGCACTTCGAACATGGCGGTATTGCTCACAGGTGAAGGCACATCGCTGCCGGGATTGACGTGCATGATAAAGGTAATGTTCACGCAACCGTTTTCAGACGGGGTGAAAATCCACAATCCCTTGCAATGGCGTACCCGATGATATTTAGGATTGAGCGGCAGGTAATCGGGTTCCCCTGTCATGGTAACAGCTACGGCATTGTCTCCGGCTTGCATTAATCCGGTGCGGACAATCATCTCCCGTTTCTGCAACGGCCAGGGCGCATTGATAACCTGTCGCACGACATATTCCAGACAATCGTTTTTTTCAAGAACATCCATTCCTGCAAGCTGATGCACCCAGCGATGATAGTTTTCGGTATCATAAAACAGGCTTATCAGCTTTTTGAAGGTGACTGGCAGTTCGGTTTCGCCCTTAAAACCCAGAACATCTGAATTTTTCACTTTTGAAGAAAAAATCCTGATTCCCTTATGCTCAACCCGAAACTCCCAGTTTGCCCGCAGGGCCGACTGTACATCCATATAGCAGAATTATTTAATGAAAAGAAAAATACCACCTGAAAAAAAGCCGCGATTCTATTCAGTAATAAATTGCTCGTAGTTCTGAATGATTTCGCTCGGTGACTTTTTAAACGGAGCGACAACAGGTGTCTGGTACTTGTCTTTTTTTACCATCTGGCGCATATTGTTCATCGTATGATACGGTGTATCGATAACCGCAATGTTCGCCAGCCAGGCAGGAATCTCTCCTCCCGGTTCGATATGCAGCCTGAAAACCACCCGACAGGAGCTTTCAGTGAGAGGAAGAATGTTCCAGGCCCCCTCTAACTGGGGCACCCGAACATATTTATCGTTGACAGGCAGAAAGTCCGGAACGGATTCAAGCTTGATAAATACTTCTGAAGTTTCAGGATTGATATAGCCCTGGGAACGAGTTATGATCTCCCTGTCGGAAAGCGGCCAGGGAGCACTGACAAGCTGATAGACAATTCGTCCTTCATCTTCCGAAAGTTCCTTGAGCAGCCGCATTTCCCTTGTTTTCCAGACCCACTCCGTTGCTGCATCGATATCGTAAAGCAGGCTGAGCACCGCATGCTGAGGAGCATCGATTTCAGCGATTCCGACAAAAGAAAGAAAATCGGAGGTTGGAACGGGACAGGTAAAAATTTTAAGCCAGTCGTTTTTCAGGCGAAGAGTACAGGTGTTGCTGTTGATTTTTTCAAGCAGGGACATTGCGGCTGTATTTAAATTTTAATGAACTCCTTTCCTTCAGTTATTATGACAATCAACGCACTGATTGAGTTCCTGAAGCAAAAACTTTCGAAGCCACGCCGATCAGCGGATCGGACTGCATGATATAAACCATGATCTGCCCTTCCGTGCCGAACAACCTGTGCGCAAGCCTTGCCTTTACGGCCAGGGAGATATATTTCTGCTCCTTGCTGAAGGCCTGTCTGTTGAATGTAATCTTTTTTTCAGCACAGATCTTCATGACCAGCGCTTCAAGCCTGTTTTCTCCGGCATAATCCTTCATAAAAGCTCCAAGCGACTTCCGATGCGCCTGAACGGAACTGCCGGGATCGTCAAGAATTCTCTGGGCAAGCCGCTCAAAGGAACCGGTTCGGTAAAGCTCCTGATAGAAATCGGAATAAGGCCTCCCGCTTACCCAGTAATCGGGTATAATGCCGCCGGCATCCTTGAGCAGGGTAAACTGATTATCCTGAAATTCCTTACCGGCAACAGGACGCGAAAGCAGAGCAGGAAGGGTCCCGGTACGATAAACGGATACGTCATTGTTTTCAAGGTAAAGAAAACGAGCGGGATCCGTAAACAGTTTCCCGGGTTGTACATTGACAAGGGCGTCCTTGTAATACAGCTCTCGCCCATCGCCTCCCTTGCGATAGGTTCTCTGAATCTGACGACCTGAAGGGGTGTAATAGCGGGATACGGTAAGTCGCAGGGCGGAACCATCCCTGAACTCGAACTGTCGCTGAACAAGCCCCTTTCCAAAGGTAAGCTCTCCGATAATCACTGCCCGCTTGTTATCCTGCAGTGCTCCGGCAAGAATTTCAGATGCGGAAGCACTGCCTTTGTCGACAAGTACCGCAACCTCTCCGCTCTCGAATCCATCGCCGGACTTGGCTACATATCTGGCATCTTCAACGGCATTCTTGGCACTCTTGGTATAAACGACCAACTGGTCTTTGCGAAGGAATTCGTCGGCAACTTCGACTGCCTGCTCGAGAAAACCTCCCGGATTACCCCGCAAATCGATGACAAGGCGCTTCATGCCTTTCTTTTTCAGGCTTGCGAGAGCCTTTCGGAACTCATCGCCGGTTGTTGCGACAAAACGGCTCAGCCGGATATAGCCCGTACCGTTCTGAAGAACAAAAAAAGCATCGATACTCGAGGTTGAAATCCGTCCTCTTGTAACCTGAAAATCCATGAGCTTGCCGACAAGTGGACGAAATACTTTCAGATGCACTGTTGTTCCGCGTTTCCCTCTGAGTTTGCGCAGTACCTGCTGATGCGTTATTCCGATTGCCGAAACCGAATCGATAGCCACAATACGATCACCGGCAGCAATACCGACAGTAGCACTCGGCCCACCCGAAAGAGGCGTTACGACAAGCAGCGTGTCGTTGATAACGTCGAACTCTATGCCTATGCCATCAAAATTTCCGTCGAATTCGGCCTGCGAAAACGAAACCTCCTCGGGTTCGAGATAAACCGAATGGGGATCGAGAGACTCCACCATTCCCTTGATTCCGGCTCCAACAAGACTGTCTGCCTGCACTTCATCAACATACAGGTCTCTGATCAGGCTGTACGCATCAACCATTTTGCTTTCGGAAGCTTTTCTGTCATGATCGCCTCGGTTCAGTCTGGTACCAAGAAAGACACCGAAGGCAAGAACAACCACCATTACTATAACGGTTAAAATGCGGGACATATGAGCCTGGATTGATTTAAGCGAAAATCCGCTTCATTCGTTTGGAATCGTATTTTACCGATCACGGAACAAAAACGCAAAAAAACATTCCAAACCCCTCCTTGCGCTTTCTCGTCGCCAGAAACGGATCAATCCGCTGCCATCTGATATCCCGGGACTTATCAGCAAATTTCCAATACGTAATCTTATCGGAAAACCAACAACACAAACGAAAATAAAAAGAGCAATAACCGAACCGTATAACGCCTATCGTTGCCTTGCAATAAATCATATAAAAAAAATATACACCATATAAAGGAACCATAAACAATCAATACAAAACAATAAAAAATGAAAAGCGATCAGAATTCTTAAAAAACGTAACAACACAGCAATACAGTATTAAAGCATAAACTTACCACAAGTAAAGATTTATCGAATCAAACTAAAACACAAAAAATTATTACACTTAATGACACCATTAAATACATAAACTTTTATTTAACTAAATTATTTTATTTTCTTTTTATTTAATAAGTTATATTAATTTTAATAAAAAAATTAATAAGTATTTATGAATACATAAACTATAATATCCAGATAGATATTATAGTTTAAAACTACAAGCATTTCATCATAAAAAAGATTCTTTTTTATGATGAATAAAGATCTCGTTACAATAGCACATAAAAAAGATTGTAAAATTTTTTATGCTCCATTTATTGCGACGGTATCTTATTATAAAAAAGATAGTTATCGAATACAAAGAATGTGTTTTTTTGACTTTATATACTTTCTGTGAAGCAGTAGAAGGGAAAATATAAGCGGCGATATGAATGGTTTCGATGCGATCAATGCAAATGCCAAAGAGCTTTTCAGGACGCTTTTATCCTGGCTTGCACGAGGGGTTACAGGCTGCGATAAGTTCGATCTCTACGCTTGCATCGAGAGGTAATTCAGCGACACCGACAGCACTTCTCACGTGTCGTCCCTTCTCTCCGAAAAACTCGACAAGAAGCGAAGAGATGCCGTTGGCGACAAGGTGCTGACCGGAAAAATACGATTCGCTTGCAACATAAACCGTAAGCTTTACGATCCGCTCAACGGCATCGAGAGATCCTGTCTCGGCTTTAATGGCCGCCAGGGCATTGAGAAGAGCTGTGCCTGCAGCGGTCGTCGCGGCAAGCTGGTTGATTTCATTGACTTTTCCCTTGCCCCCGGGCTCAACAAGCTTGCCGTCTTTCAGCGGAAGCTGACCGGCTGTATAAACCATATCTCCCTGTCTGAGCGCAGGCAGATACAGTCCGGCTGGAACAGCAGGCGGAGGGAGGCGGTAGCCTGCGCGAACAATGTTATCTTCAATATGCGACATGATGAGAGATCGTTATATTGCACAAAACAGATAGCGGTTCACGGCAGTAACGGACATGAGAGCCCTGGCCGTTTCAGATATGTTACATCAAATCCTTATTTTTAACAATACAATATGCCGAAAGAGAAGGTGTTGCCCGTATTTTTTACATTACAAAGGCGCTATAAACCAAAAAGATGAGCAAGGATGCCCTGGCAGTGCTGCCGCGTCTCTGCATAATCAGCAGCGGTAACGATCCGGACGGTTCGGGTCTGCTTATAAGAAGGCAGATCGAGCTGCTCCTCCCTTCACTGCCCTGCCTGATACAGATCAGGGAAAAACATCTCGACGCGTCGACGCTTTTCAGGCTCAGCCGGACCATGAAAGCGGCCGCTGCCG comes from Chlorobium limicola DSM 245 and encodes:
- the rpsP gene encoding 30S ribosomal protein S16, with amino-acid sequence MVKIRLKRTGRKKLPFYQIVAADSRAPRDGKFLEIVGHYQPTAKPHAVTIKKDRVSYWMQTGAQPTDTVRSLIRSTGLLHELRLRSLGRSEADITAEMEKWQQNQTERRQKRLAVKTRRRQAKKAAEAKGAEA
- the ffh gene encoding signal recognition particle protein — translated: MFDSLSDKLELTFKKLAGQATINEINIGIAMRDIKRALLSADVNYKVAKKLVEDIREKSLGEEVIKSVSPAQMIVKIVNDELTELMGGENKPLNLSPKKLPAIIMVAGLQGSGKTTFCAKLARRLKKNGKNPLLVAADVYRPAAIDQLKTLGEQVEVPVFSIEEPDAMKAVMQGLEAARAGAKDVLIVDTAGRLQIDEKMMAEAEAIKNALKPDELLFVVDSMMGQEAVNTAREFNERLDFDGVVLTKLDGDARGGAALSIRQVVEKPIKFISIGEKVDDLDLFYPERMAQRILGMGDIVSFVEKAQETLDIEKTMQMQKRLMKNEFDLNDFFDQLQQLKKMGSIQGLIEMVPGLNKMVPKQEIENLDFRPIEAMINSMTKQEKENPEIINGSRRQRIAKGSGTKVQDVNLLLKQFGEMKKMMRSVSKLSQSGRKITSQNLALDKFLKR
- the rfaE1 gene encoding D-glycero-beta-D-manno-heptose-7-phosphate kinase; amino-acid sequence: MYSLPIEKIVASFSRLKIAVIGDIMLDKYIFGHVSRISPEYPVPVVDVTHEDHRIGGAANVARNTLSLGAETFLIGVTGTDGNREILAELFEKQGLRTDHLVSDASRPTTCKTRILSQNHHITRVDFESRLPIQGAIEKSIAGKLREVAESIDAIILEDYNKGVLTAGLIRELIGIAMDHDIPVLVDPKLEGFFAYQGCTVFKPNLSELASSLGMVVQNNDLEVEMACLKLQEKLEAENLVVTRSEKGMTIFNGEFTHIPAASLEVADVSGAGDTVIGVLALGTAAGLDIVTSAEIANFAAGTVCQEVGAVPVKGDRLIRAYQERLR
- a CDS encoding START domain-containing protein; translated protein: MDVQSALRANWEFRVEHKGIRIFSSKVKNSDVLGFKGETELPVTFKKLISLFYDTENYHRWVHQLAGMDVLEKNDCLEYVVRQVINAPWPLQKREMIVRTGLMQAGDNAVAVTMTGEPDYLPLNPKYHRVRHCKGLWIFTPSENGCVNITFIMHVNPGSDVPSPVSNTAMFEVPFYSLHNMRTLLTSGSYDPPYPSEIENHLSIIEDAPDTP
- a CDS encoding START domain-containing protein, with protein sequence MSLLEKINSNTCTLRLKNDWLKIFTCPVPTSDFLSFVGIAEIDAPQHAVLSLLYDIDAATEWVWKTREMRLLKELSEDEGRIVYQLVSAPWPLSDREIITRSQGYINPETSEVFIKLESVPDFLPVNDKYVRVPQLEGAWNILPLTESSCRVVFRLHIEPGGEIPAWLANIAVIDTPYHTMNNMRQMVKKDKYQTPVVAPFKKSPSEIIQNYEQFITE
- a CDS encoding S41 family peptidase, with the protein product MSRILTVIVMVVVLAFGVFLGTRLNRGDHDRKASESKMVDAYSLIRDLYVDEVQADSLVGAGIKGMVESLDPHSVYLEPEEVSFSQAEFDGNFDGIGIEFDVINDTLLVVTPLSGGPSATVGIAAGDRIVAIDSVSAIGITHQQVLRKLRGKRGTTVHLKVFRPLVGKLMDFQVTRGRISTSSIDAFFVLQNGTGYIRLSRFVATTGDEFRKALASLKKKGMKRLVIDLRGNPGGFLEQAVEVADEFLRKDQLVVYTKSAKNAVEDARYVAKSGDGFESGEVAVLVDKGSASASEILAGALQDNKRAVIIGELTFGKGLVQRQFEFRDGSALRLTVSRYYTPSGRQIQRTYRKGGDGRELYYKDALVNVQPGKLFTDPARFLYLENNDVSVYRTGTLPALLSRPVAGKEFQDNQFTLLKDAGGIIPDYWVSGRPYSDFYQELYRTGSFERLAQRILDDPGSSVQAHRKSLGAFMKDYAGENRLEALVMKICAEKKITFNRQAFSKEQKYISLAVKARLAHRLFGTEGQIMVYIMQSDPLIGVASKVFASGTQSVR
- a CDS encoding RidA family protein, with protein sequence MSHIEDNIVRAGYRLPPPAVPAGLYLPALRQGDMVYTAGQLPLKDGKLVEPGGKGKVNEINQLAATTAAGTALLNALAAIKAETGSLDAVERIVKLTVYVASESYFSGQHLVANGISSLLVEFFGEKGRHVRSAVGVAELPLDASVEIELIAACNPSCKPG